Below is a genomic region from Chloroflexota bacterium.
CAGGATGGCGATCATCGGGATGAAGGCGAGGTCCTGCACGAGGAGCATTCCCGTGAGGATGCGGCCGTGAAGGCTGAGGAGCTCGCCGCGGTCGTTCAGGGTCTTCAGGACGACCATCGTGCTGCTGAGGGAGATGGCAAAGGCCAGCGTGAGGGCGCTGGCGACGTCGAGGTCGAGGAGGAGGCCGACGCCGTAGCCGATGGCACCCATGCACGCGACCTGCGCAAGGGTGCCGAAGACGGCGATGTTGCGGAGCTTCACCACGTCGCGGAAGGAGACCTCGACGCCGACGGCGAAGAGCAGGAGGATGACGCCGAACTCGGCCAGGGACTCCACCGTCTCCTGGTTGCCGATCACCTCGAGAACGTGCGGCCCGATGATCATGCCGGCGGCCAGGTAGCCGACGATGACGGGCAGGCGGAGCAGCCGCGCGGCCAGGGAGCCGGCGAAGGCGGCTGCGAAGATGATGACGATATCCCAAAAGAGGGAAAGCTCGTGGGGCATGCGCTATTCCTCCGCTACGGGAACAGAAGGGCCATCAGAGGGACGCCGGAAAGCTGCCATGGTAGAGGACGGGACATGGCGCGGCAAGGAAGGGGCCGTCAGGGGCGGCGCTACGCCGTCCGCGCCGCCCGCATGCGGTCGAGGCGGCCCCTGATGCCCGTCTCCGGCAAGAGCATGCCGTTGATGAAGAGGATGATGTTCAAGGGCGCAACGATGGCCAGGCCGATGAAGAGCGACCCCGTGCCCTCCTGCATCAGCCCTACGAACAACGGTCCCCACATCGCGCTGAAAGGGAAGATCGTGCGGATGAGCCCCTGTCCCACAGCGACTTCCCGGTGCGCCAGCCTGAGGTCCATGGGGATTGTGAAGAGGATTGGGGCGACCCCCATCGCGAAGGCCCCGATGATGAAGAGGATGAGCGCCGCGACGGGCACGCTCGGAGCCTGCAGCAAGAGGGTGTATGCGATGGGCAGCACGATGCCGGGGACCAGGACAAATGGCTTTCGCCGGCCCACCCACTGGGACAGGGGGCCCGTCGACAGCGTGCCGACAATGCCGCCGACGGGGAAGGCGCTCATCAGCAGCCCCGCCGTTTCCAGCGAGATGTCCAGCCTGTCTATGGCGTAGGTGGGGTAGAAGGTGAGGAAGGAGCCAAAGCACACCGCGACACCAATCTGGGCGCTTGCCACGACCCACAGCACCTTGTTACGGCGAAGGACGCCCGCCGGGTTGGCCTCGTGACGGGGTGCGCCGCCGGTCTCGGTGCGGGTCCCGCGTTCTCGCCCCATGAACACCCACGACCCGACAATGAGGACCATCAGGGCGCCGACGAGGAGGTAGTAGCTGCGCCAGCTGTCGAGCAACAGGACGATGGCGGGCGTCGCGGCCAACGCCACCACCTGGCTGGTGGAACGGCTGCCGTAGTCCAGGCTGTTCACCGTGGCGTACAGGCGCGGCCGGAACCACTGCTGGATGAGCATGACCTGAATCTGGATACGCACCGCGGACGACATGACGAAGCCAAGCCTGCCGAGCACCAGCACAAGGGCGCCCGGAGAGAACGCCTGCAGCATGGTGAAGCCCGCCATGCCCAGGCCGCTGAGCAGGGTAACCAGCTTGGGGCTGTAGCGCGTCAGCCAGATGCTGGCCGGCAGCGCCATGAG
It encodes:
- a CDS encoding MFS transporter, giving the protein MSASPNFAYNAGQPRYAWVVMLHLWSMDHVNNLVFFSLGVLIPVWREELGLSPTQAGLLGTAGFMGFGLMALPASIWLTRYSPKLVTLLSGLGMAGFTMLQAFSPGALVLVLGRLGFVMSSAVRIQIQVMLIQQWFRPRLYATVNSLDYGSRSTSQVVALAATPAIVLLLDSWRSYYLLVGALMVLIVGSWVFMGRERGTRTETGGAPRHEANPAGVLRRNKVLWVVASAQIGVAVCFGSFLTFYPTYAIDRLDISLETAGLLMSAFPVGGIVGTLSTGPLSQWVGRRKPFVLVPGIVLPIAYTLLLQAPSVPVAALILFIIGAFAMGVAPILFTIPMDLRLAHREVAVGQGLIRTIFPFSAMWGPLFVGLMQEGTGSLFIGLAIVAPLNIILFINGMLLPETGIRGRLDRMRAARTA